Proteins from a single region of Flavobacterium sp. YJ01:
- the can gene encoding carbonate dehydratase, translating into MRKFYEQLLENNKKWVETSLAKDPNYFADLAKGQQPPLLWIGCSDSRVPANEIVGAKPGEVFVHRNIANMVVHSDMNMLSVLDYAVNVLKIKHIIVCGHYGCGGVKAAMGHQSVGIIDNWLRHIKDEYRLHDKYLNSIENEEERFNAFVEINTKEQVYNLAKTSIVQNAWKNGQDLMLHGWVYGLNSGFVTDLDVNIASNDELDEVYQLDL; encoded by the coding sequence ATGAGAAAATTTTATGAGCAGTTGCTAGAAAACAATAAAAAGTGGGTTGAAACTTCATTAGCAAAAGATCCGAATTATTTTGCTGATTTGGCAAAAGGACAACAGCCACCATTATTATGGATTGGATGTTCTGATAGCCGTGTTCCTGCAAACGAAATTGTTGGTGCAAAACCAGGTGAAGTTTTTGTGCACAGAAACATTGCGAATATGGTTGTTCACTCTGATATGAATATGTTAAGTGTTCTGGATTATGCTGTAAATGTTTTGAAAATTAAACATATTATCGTGTGCGGACATTACGGATGCGGTGGTGTTAAAGCTGCAATGGGACATCAATCTGTTGGAATTATTGACAACTGGCTTCGTCATATTAAAGACGAATATCGTTTGCATGACAAATATTTGAATTCAATTGAAAACGAGGAAGAGCGTTTTAATGCTTTTGTTGAAATCAATACTAAAGAACAGGTTTACAACTTAGCAAAAACGTCAATTGTTCAGAATGCTTGGAAAAATGGACAAGATTTAATGCTTCACGGTTGGGTTTACGGATTAAATTCAGGTTTTGTAACTGACTTAGATGTAAATATCGCTTCGAATGACGAACTTGATGAAGTTTATCAATTAGATCTTTAA
- a CDS encoding SulP family inorganic anion transporter produces MTKKINLFANLKSDFASGLVVFLVALPLCLGIAMASGAPLFSGIIAGVIGGIVVGYLSQSHISVSGPAAGLTAIVLTAITDLGAFDVFLMSVFIAGLIQLALGFLRAGSISNYFPTNVIEGMLAGIGIIIILKQIPHAFGYDADYEGDQAFVQNDGSNSFSFLFDVLNHIQLGAVVVTLVSLTILLCWERVSFLKRIKLVPGALIAVIAGVVLNEIFVSTGSSLAIGKEHLVSLPVPKSFDDFKSIIIMPNFASVTNPQVWVVALTIAIVASIETLLCIEASDRMDVQKRYTNTNVELKAQGIGNVVSSLLGGLPMTSVVVRSSANNNAGAKSKMSTIIHGVLLLISVLSIPMILNKIPLATLATVLILVGYKLAKPATFMHFWKKGKYQFVPFIATLVFVVATDLLKGVALGIIISIIFVLRGNLKRAYIFKKEEYEDGDIIHIDLAQEVSFLNKAAIKQTLNEIPENSKVIINAHDTEYIAHDVLDLIREFKGTRAIDENIKVKLKGFKEAYELENTPENNNHVTIEHYYDVAKREVVKKEVVRGE; encoded by the coding sequence ATGACAAAAAAAATCAATCTTTTTGCCAACCTTAAATCTGATTTTGCTTCAGGTTTAGTGGTTTTTTTGGTAGCTCTTCCGTTGTGTTTAGGTATTGCAATGGCTTCAGGAGCGCCATTATTTTCTGGAATTATCGCTGGTGTTATTGGTGGTATCGTAGTAGGATATCTAAGCCAGTCGCACATTAGTGTATCAGGTCCAGCTGCAGGGTTAACTGCTATTGTTTTAACCGCAATTACTGATTTAGGAGCTTTCGATGTATTTTTAATGTCTGTTTTTATCGCTGGATTAATTCAATTAGCATTAGGATTCTTAAGAGCCGGAAGTATATCAAATTATTTTCCGACAAATGTGATTGAAGGTATGCTGGCAGGTATTGGAATTATTATTATTCTGAAACAAATTCCTCATGCATTTGGTTATGATGCAGATTATGAGGGAGATCAAGCTTTTGTACAAAATGACGGAAGTAATTCTTTTTCATTTCTGTTTGATGTTTTAAATCATATTCAACTAGGAGCTGTTGTAGTAACTTTAGTTTCGCTAACAATTTTGCTTTGTTGGGAAAGAGTTTCTTTTCTAAAAAGAATAAAACTAGTTCCAGGTGCTTTAATTGCTGTTATTGCGGGAGTAGTTTTAAACGAGATATTTGTATCAACAGGAAGTTCTTTGGCAATTGGAAAAGAACATTTGGTTTCTTTGCCAGTTCCAAAATCTTTTGATGATTTCAAATCCATTATTATAATGCCAAACTTTGCATCGGTTACCAATCCGCAGGTTTGGGTTGTGGCTCTCACAATTGCAATTGTGGCTTCTATTGAAACACTTTTGTGTATTGAAGCTTCTGATAGAATGGACGTTCAGAAACGATATACTAACACCAATGTAGAGCTTAAAGCTCAAGGAATTGGAAATGTTGTAAGTTCACTTTTAGGAGGTCTTCCGATGACATCTGTTGTAGTGCGTTCGTCAGCAAATAATAATGCAGGAGCAAAATCAAAAATGTCTACCATTATTCATGGTGTACTTTTATTAATAAGTGTTTTATCTATTCCGATGATTTTAAACAAAATTCCATTGGCAACTTTGGCAACTGTTCTAATCTTGGTCGGATATAAATTAGCAAAACCAGCAACTTTTATGCATTTCTGGAAAAAGGGGAAATACCAGTTTGTCCCTTTTATTGCAACTTTGGTCTTTGTCGTTGCGACAGATTTGCTAAAAGGTGTTGCGTTGGGAATTATCATCAGTATTATTTTTGTTTTGAGAGGAAATCTTAAGAGAGCTTATATCTTCAAAAAAGAAGAATATGAAGACGGAGATATTATTCATATTGATTTGGCGCAAGAAGTTTCATTTTTAAATAAAGCAGCAATCAAACAAACTTTGAATGAAATTCCTGAAAATTCTAAAGTAATTATAAATGCTCATGATACGGAATATATTGCGCACGATGTTTTGGATTTAATACGGGAATTCAAGGGGACTAGAGCAATTGATGAAAACATAAAAGTAAAGCTTAAAGGTTTTAAAGAAGCTTACGAACTAGAAAATACACCTGAAAATAATAATCATGTTACTATTGAACATTATTATGATGTAGCGAAAAGAGAAGTAGTTAAGAAAGAAGTTGTTAGAGGAGAATAA